AACAGAACATTCCATTAAAGCAGCATAATAAAACCACAGATCTTGAAGAACTATCAAATAAAATCGTTTCCTAGAAACCACATTAAATAGATTACTCTCACATTTCTAAACTCCTGAATTCCAACAATCTTATACAAAGATAAGAATGCAAGTCCTGAACCAGTAAAGTAAAGATCTTTGGAACATAATAGACTGAAAATAAACAATTTCAGATTACTCACAGTGATAGGAGACCCAGTGTTAAGGACGCGTTGACCACGCACAAGACCTTCAGTACCATCCATAGCAATAGTCCTAACCATATTCTCACCCAAATGCTGAGCAACCTCAAGCACAAGACGGATCTGGTTATCCAGAACCTCAAGAGCAGTAAGGATCGGAGGCAAACCTTCATCGAATCTCACATCCACAACAGCACCAATAACCTGGCACACTTTACCGACCGCACCAGCGCCAGTGAACTCATCGGTGATCTTACCGGTAGGCTCATTACCAGAGGACTTAGGAGGTGTCGCTGACTTATCAGCCGGAGCAGCAGCTGAGGTAGCGTACTTAACAGCACGATTTAAGAGGAATCCCGCTGGGGAGGCGCGTGAAGTAGCTTTAGGGATGGAATTTGCCAATGGAGATCTGGAAATAGCGCCGCCACGCTGGGCGGTTGATCGGAGGAGAGAGGCCATAAGCCTCCGTGACGCCATGGCGTTGATAGGGTTTGGTCTATAGAGAGAGAAAGGTGAGgtgtagagagagaaagggaGAATGCTAGGGTTAGTGAAATTAGTAGACACACTTTTTATCGACGGGCGATGGCTGGAGTGCGAATGAATCTGACCTCTTCAACTATGTTTATTCCGAGTTTGAATTTCGAGagtcaaaaaattttaatttattagtaaaaatataaaatatttagaaaataacgtaattatataagtattttattataaatatcaattaattcagtaatttacaatatttatataaagtctcataaattaataatttttaagtcaaatataTCATTTGTTCAGAGAAAAGTAAGGTGAGCGAGAAGGAAATAAACAAACGAGAGAATTTGTATATAGACACGTGTGATCACgatatattatatacatattgaTTGAAAAGtttatatgcatatacataGGGAGAGAGGTGATAGGCGAGAGGGGAGAAGCGAACAGACACGAGAGAGATAAACAAGAGGACGAACATCTCAAAAATATGTTAATCATGTTTGAATTTATTGTATATAGAATGAATCTCATCTATTTTGACCCGCTTGTTAGCAAAGTAAATGTGATAGAAAAGGTAAGTTCGCAAATAATTAGGCTTTAAACTAATGAAATTAGtattgtttgtttatttatatgttatatatgaagtattatcaaattacaataattataatttaaaatattaaaagttaaatacttaaatattataattaaaaatataccacatgaattgaaataaatgaaaatagatCGAAAAGGAAACAATTAACAAAATGAGGGGTATCAAATTGtttattcactttttttatattattaggacaactttcacatatagcaaataaaaaattcatatttgtatgctataccaaagtttgcataattgcgtccatagcaaacataaaactatataattcgctatacatatacaattgtataattcgttggcctaaattgtataattcgctggcctatttcgctacaattgtataattcgctatcctatttcactgcgaTTGTCTAAtacacaattgtataattcgctgcctatttcgctgtaatatttttataaaatttgttttgcatacagttgaatcgaattaaaatgtatgtatattgcataattataagtgtatagcaagaagatatatgtttttctctcgctttatacaaaaacagaaacacaatatatacacttctgttgtataaagctagagaaaattgtatttcactgcaattgtataattcacaattgtataatttgttggcctttttctctgcaatatttgaagtaaaatgtttgtaattgtacaattaagtgtataatacgaagatatatatttttgcatgtgtatatacaattttctctcgctttatacaaacagaaacagaatttatacacttttgtgtataaagcgagagaggcgagcgagaatggagagtggcgagcgagatttttgagaGAGAGACGCATGACAAACTTTAGctaatgtttgttatggagcacaattaaatcaaaccctagctattccatttattttaggttattaatttgttattatatacaattttccctataaaaaaattgtattatatcGAGTTCAAAAATATATTCCCAACTTTGTGACGAATAATTCGAATGGTACATTGTTCACTTGTTTGGTCCGAATTGTTTTACACGATAATTTTATGTatccaaaaaattattagtttgtAAACATTATATTCAAGAATATAATAAGATGAAGTATAGTTAAATTCACTATTTATAGCTATTTAGTCACCTTTAAATCATGGctaaataatgttatttttacttttattagccatgatttattttatgtttattagcTGTAATTTGACCATggctaataattttttttaattacttccCAATCTGTATCAATGATGTAAATAATGTATAAACATGTATGAATATTATAATTGGTATATGAAcatgtatatatgatatatataaataattacgTAATATATCGATGTtgtataaataattatgtaGTGCGTAAGAGTATGTAATGtagattttgaagaagaatataaataagacaaaagaattttcataatttcatttttttgataaaaaataatcgccaatgtattaatattatatatatatcaaatctctgtataaaatatatataagcaTGTACATATAATGTACAAATAATTATGTAGTgtatatgtaataaatcaaattatataaacaacTATGTAATGTATCACtattcatttgattatcattCATTCTCgtcttaataaataaaaaaataaacaaaaataataaaacgaTGTAAATATTCATTTTCCACCAAAAActgaaacaattaaaaaagaaaaacaacaataagtttttttaatagCGTTATTTAGCCACGGTTTAAGTCGTGGCTACTGTATTATGTGATATGCTATCATGATATGGAATTATaagatgaaattgaaattttgtttggacatgcgatataaaatttttgtgtttgtatattttctcataaacataaaaattccgtaagttgtaaaattattaaaatattcccaatttattattcaatcttatcaaataaaaattattaaatcgcataataaattattaaaatggtATTGATTCTccatttaagtaattttttcatctagctttaatttaattaaaaaaattgaatgtaaATTGTAGTATACTAGTTTCCACATAGTACGAACAATTTCATCAAGTTGAACTTACATTTCTCGATCATGTGACTGAGAAGACGAACCAACACTGTTACTTTGAGCCATTTGTTGTTCAATATCATTCACaactatattttcatatttatagaCCATAAATATATCATCATTTTATCAAATCGGTTTGGTGTGAGTTAAAGTGACTATATgttggtgagaataataaattttaaaaagtaatgacatgattataaattttgtttacgcacatatgaaataaatgattCGTAGATATAAATGTGAGGTGactttaacaaaatataaattccatatcatgttttttggagaatatgaaaTCACATCATGAGATGGAATCAGCATTCAATCGCAGGTCCAAACGCTGATTCCATCTcatgatatcatatcataatatgatATCGCATGGCCAAACGTCTACTAGTAGTGATTCGGCttcgtttttttttaattcacctttcttttgaaatatacatatcaagttcactcagaataaaaaaattctatatttcATGACGTCTCTTTACTAATTCCCCGTTCAAAGCGTAACATATATATCTTCTTTAGAAGCTTGTCAGTTTAAAATCCATCAAGTCTTTTCCTTTGACATGATCTCTgtcaataaattcaaatataagaCTGTGAAACATTTTTTTCTATCTCAGTTAAGTAAGATATATTTATAAGTTGCTTTACTTATTTCTCcatccaaaatattttatatctcCTTCTTTGAAATTTGTCATTATACAAGCTATCGTGAGTTCACTTTGACCTGATCTCTATCGTGGAACTCACATATAAGActtactcaaaatatttttctttctatcttTATTAAGTAAGATAAATCTTATAAGTTACTTCACCATTTCTCCATCCAAGATTTCTTATATCTCCTCCTTCAAAATTTGCTATTGTACAAGCTGTCGTGTGTTCTCTTCGACCTAATCTCCATCGTAAAATTCACAtaactcaaaataatttttttctgtcCAAATTAAGTAAgatatatcttattttatgatatattttgtaATGTTTCTATACTTAATATCAATTTAGAAACTAGAAACCGTTCTTTGATCCGATCTCCATCATTGAATTCACATATAAGACTtatccaaattttattttaaattacttaacataatatttttagcATCAATTATTAGTTAACATCATTAAAGACAGACGAGAAACACAACTTGTgagatattataatttataatatgataaatatagACTCATgctctattaaaaaaaaattatcaacacaAAATAGGGGCGAAAGTgtacataattataagtgtatattccctctgttttaaaaataatgaatctatttcttttttaatctgtctttttttaaaaaatgatccattttattttttgatataactttaatttagacacaaaattaaaaagtcttcttttttaaaactctGTTCtcagtcaaactaggtcattttTATTCAGTTGCCTTCCGCCGTGCATTTGTCAAATAAACATAGCCATCCTCCGTTGCGTTCATCAAAATTGTAAGTCATTCAATCGTTTTtaatttctcatttcttttcatTCCCATTTGTaatgaaatcaaatttaaaaattgttatacaaagttcattttatttgtttcttgtTAGCATTAGTTGTGGAGTTACGATTTTGAACTTAATCCATCTGTTTCTTGTTAGCATCAGTGATAGAGTCAGGACTTTTAGTAAGAGAGTTTAATTTATCTGTTTCTTGTTAGCATTAGTTGTGGAGTTACGATTTGAATTTAATCTATCTGTTTTTTGTTAGACTCAGTGATAGAGTCAGGAATTTTAGTAAGAGAGTTTAATTTATCTGTTTCTTGTTAGCATTAGTTGCAGAGTCATAGTTTTCATTTAGGAAATTTGATTTTTCTGTTGCTTGTTAGCCAGGATTTTCAACAAGGGGATCGAtgactattatatatatacatataaaattatcttaatcatataaaaataatataattttctgccAAAACCCCCTTCGTACAAAGTGGCTCCACCCCTTGACGGAGTCAGAATTTTCACTGAGAGCGTTTATTTTTCAGTAAAAGAGTTTAATTGGGTGTGTTACACTTTTCCTATTatttgctagatttagttgcTATATATGTCTTATTTACTGTTGTATTCTCCTTTTTAAACTACaactttattatttgtattCTCCTTTTTAAACTACAACTTTATTATGCGTCACTTGTATCGATGATCTTTCCGTAATAACCTTTCTATCTCGATGAGGTAGGGTTAAGTTGTGTGATTCACTTGTGCGAATACATTGTTGTAAATTGATAATTGATCTGGATGCAGCCTTTGTGCTGTATGTTACTGAGcccaacattttttttttgccttgagtTTAACTATAACGTTTGTGCCTCACTTGTGGAAAtatactgggtatgttgttgttatagattgatgatttgtttaaCAACAGTTGCGGAGGCAGCCTTTGTGTTGTCCTGTTACAGAACCCTACATTTTTTTACTCTATAGTTCGAAAATATGTGAAAAACtactaaaatttcaacaaatacTAAGTCGGAAGGATTATTCTAGTTAATTATGCTCTGTGTTAAGATTTATTCCCTGTCCTGTAGACATGAGTCATATGCAAAATGTTGAATCATGTTTTTAGtcttatattcttcttttttcgaACTGTTTTTTTATGCTTTGCTTGAGCAGATAGTCTTTCGAAAATGACCTTTTTATCTCCACGAGGTAGTGGTCCCCAGACCATGCTTGTGAGAAtacactaggtatgttgttgtaaaTTGATAATTGGTCCAACGGTAGTGGTGAATGCAGCGTCTGCGCTGCTTGTTAACAGCAGACCTAAACATTTTTTGACTCAACAGTACAAGTATGTGAAAAacgaataaaatttcaataaatactAAATCGGAAGTTAGCCATTGTTgtttaaggattatttaggtaactTTGCGTGCTTTTACGTAGATTCATTCTCCATAGGGATTATTGTGGTAGTGAATGAGTCGTCATATGCAGCGTATTGATGCACGTTTTACAGTCTTTCTTATGTTCttactttttttcctttccaAATATTCAGGACTCAAAATGAATATGATGTGTCGCAACTTGAAGAGACGTAATGTTGAAGGGGGCAAACTCGATAGACTTACCAATCTTCCCATTAATATCAAGTACCGGATTCAGGAGCAATTGTCTGTGGAGGAAGCTGCAAGAATGAGCGTTTTGTCTACACAGTGGAGATATGTTTGGGCGTCAAAACCAAAACTTGTATTTTCTCCTCAGTTTTGCGCGAGAAAGCCATTAACAGACGTCATTGAGGCAATTCTGTCGCATCACTATGGAGACATTAAGTCATTCTGCGTGGACATTTCATCAATACCTTGTTCTCAACACTCAGTTATCGATCGATGGATCTCTTTTTTGTCAAGAAACGGTATTACTGATCTCACCCTTCAGAATCAATCCAATGCTCTCTACAAATTACCTTCCTGTATGTACGATATAGAACTAGAAAGTTTGAGACTGTCCAACTGCATTTTCAAGCTGCCGTGTGGCTTTAGGGGCTTCCACAAGCTCAAAAACCTCACTCTACATCAAGTTGTCTTGGAATTAAACGACGTTACTCCTTGCTTGTGGATGCCATACCTTGTGACTCTCCATGTGAGGGAATGTAGTGGTTTCCCTAACTCGAAAGTCTATGCTCCAAGACTTTCCGAATTGTTTTTCTTTACCAGGAGAACCGAGGACTTGGAGTTGGGTCATTTCATGGACTGTCAGAAGCTGAAAACAGTTGTACTTGTATCGTCAAAACAGAATCAACACGAAGTGATGAACTTGACCTATCTTCTGAAATGCTGGCCTGAAATTTGTAGTTTTGGTTTGGACAGTTGTTACTTCCTCAAGTCGTTTGCTACAGAAGCAGAAAGACTCCCGACATACCTCAACAGCTTGAAGTCTATCACTTTATCTGAGTTCGATTTTGATGATGACGATCACATATTTTCTCTTCTACGAATTCTTACAGTTTCTCCCCATTTGGTTGACCTTCATTTAGCGTTGAactcgaagaagaagaagacagatGACATGAAAGTGATCAACGTCGTAAATCATTTTGAAGGACCAGCCTACAGGACACTAGGAGTACTTCATAAGCTTCAGAGATTGATGATAAACCATTTCCATGGTTCAAAAATCGAAATGTTCTTTGTAAAGTTCATCTTCGCGTCTGCACCTGTGCTCCTGAACACCATCATTCATGAAGATGTAGGAAGTGTTGATGAAAGCCAATCCTTGAAGATCTCACAGGAGTTGATGAGTTTCCCTCGAGCATCTCCGAAATTGAAAATACATGTCAACCGTCGATCAAACAGAAGCATCACGGCTCCGAATTGTTCGAGTCATGTTGGAGGGTAAGTGGAAACAGTATTGATGGCGTGGAAAAACAAAAAGGCATCTTGAACTCTTGTCTTTATAATTGACTAAGAATAGTATAAAAAATCTTTACTTTGCCCCAGCTTTTGCCTATAAACTTTGTACTTTGTTTCTTTAACAATACAGGGCTGTTGGGTGTATAAAACATTTCGTGTTTGTGGGATTCGAAAAAGGGCTTGCACCCCAAAAGAGGTGTCATGTTGCATGTCAAAGCATACTGATAGTGCAACTGTTctctcaaaaattttaaaaatatttcttttctatcTTAGTCGAAAAAGATATGTTTGATTTGTGATATACTTTATGAAGTCTCTTCACTTATTTCCCCATCAACGCATCCCCTTACTTGAAAAAATAGAGTGTTTTTCTTCGACCTAATCGAGGTAAGATATTCACATATAAGATTTAATTAGAACAAAATTTTTATATCTAAGTATGATATATCTGATTTGTGACATATCTTAAAAAtcctttttacttattttttaatccGCGATAtaacattatcttttttttttttgagaaattgtcTTATAAAGTAAGATATATTTCCTTTCTGATATGTCTTATAAAGTTCATTTAATATATAACATATTCCCTTTTTCGAAAATTGCTAGTCTAGAAGTTTAGTGTTTTCTTAGCCCCAACTTCtgttataaaatttacatataaattttgctcgaagtaattttttttttttatcttagttAATATATCTTATAAATCTCGTTTACTTATTTCCCCATCTgagatataaaatatatgttcatctttggaaatttatcaatttaaaaactATCGAATTGCTTTTCTTCAAACTAGCCTTTGTTACGAAATTTTGCTCaagaataactttttttttcgatctaaatatatttgatttgtgATATATCTTATAAAAACCCTAATGAAATTCACATATAATTAACGTGTTCACTTTAACATTTCTTTTTTCGATCTAAGATATATCTTATAAAGTctctttactttattttctcCATTCGAGGAGGAACATACTTCCTTCAAAACTCAGTCAATTTAAAGGTCATGAAATTTATCTCTTCGATCTGCTCTCCGTCATTTAATTCTCATATAAGTTTcgttcaaaaatttatttaaatttcttaacactatatttttactttgcattttttcccttttaacaTATCAATACTATTATAACACCATTAAAGACGAAAAGTACAGAgatattataacataaaaaaatataaaattaagcgtcaaaaaaaattatctaacaCAACAAAATATAGTATTGTTCTACCAAGTTCATTTTAGTTGTTTCTTGTTAGTATCAGTGACGAAGTCATAATTTTCCGTAAGAGATTTTAATTCATCTAGTTCTTTGTTAACATTAGTTTCGGAGTCAGGATTTtcagtaaaaaaatttaatttatctgTTTCTTGTAAGCATCGAGTCAGGACTTTCAGTAAAAGAGTTTAATTTATCTTGTTTCTTGTTAGCATCAGTGATAGAGTCACGATTTTCACTAAAGGAGTTTAATTTATCTATTTCCTGGTAGCAGTTAGGATTTTCAGTAAAAgagtttgatttatttgtttcttGTTAGCATTATAGACAATGTCAAGATTTTCAGtaagagagtttattttatatgtttcttGTTAGCATTAGTTGTAGTTGCGGAGTAAAGGATTTTCATTAGTGGAATTCAATTTATATGTTTCTTGTTAGCGATCAGTGACAAAGCCATAATTTTCACTAAAAGAGTTTAATTGGTTGCATGTGTTACACTTTTCCTATTATTTGCTAGATTTAGTTTCTATATATGTCTTATTTACTGTTGTATTCTCCTTTTAAAACAACTTTATTATGTTTACTTATATCAATGATCGCTATCTCAATGAGGTAGGGTTAAGGTCTATGATTCACTTGTGCGAATACATTGGTATGTCGTTGTTGTAAATTGATAATTGGTCTGGATGAAGTCTTTTGTGCTGTATTTACTGAGCTCAACATTTTTTTTGCCTCGAGTTTAAGAATAAGGTTTGCGCCTCACTTGTGGAAATATAtagggtatgttgttgttgttgtagatTGATGATTGGTCTAACGACAGTGGCGGAGGCAGCGTTTCTGCTGTCCAGTTACTGAACCAAACATTTTTTGACTCAAACCGATGTGAAAAACtactaaaatttcaacaaatacTAAGTCGGAAAGATTATTCTAGTTGATTTTGCTTTGACTTACGATTCATTCCCCATGTTGTAGACATGAGTCATATATATGCAACATGTTGAAGCATGTTTATAGtcttatattcttcttttcAAACTGTTTTATTATGCGTTGCTTGAGCAGATAGTCTTTCAAATAGCCTTTTTATCTCCCTGAGGTAGTGGTCGCCAGACCCTGCTTGTGGGAATACACTATGTATGTTGTTGTCGTAAATTGATAATTGGTCCAACAGAAGTGATGAATGCAGCCTTTGTACTGCTTGTTAACTGAACTGAAGAATTTTGACGCGAGAGTTTACAAGTATGTGAAAAACTACTAAAATTTCAACGAATACTAAATCATAAGTCCGCCTTTGTTgtttaaggattatttaggtaactTTGCGCGTTTTGTCGTAGATTCATTCTCCATACTGATTATTGTGGTAGAGAATGAGTCATATGCAGCATATTGAAGCATGTTTTACTGTCTTTCTTATGTTCTGACTTTTTTCCCTTTCCAAATACTCAGGACTCAAAATGAATATGATTTGTCGCAACATTAAGAGACGTAACGTTGAAGGGGAAAAACTTGATAGACTTTCCAATCTTCCCATTAATGTCAAATACCGGATTCAGCAGCAATTGTCCGTGGAGGAAGCTGCAAGAATGAGCGTTTTGTCTACACCGTGGAGACATGTTTGGGCTTCAAATCCCAAACTTGTATTTTCTCCTCAGTTTTGCCAGAGAAAGCCGTTAACAGACGTTATTTATACAATTCTGTTGCAGCACTGTGGAGACATTAAGACATTCAGCGTGAACATTTCATCAATACCTTATTCTCAACACTCAGTTATCGATCAATGGATGCTTATTTTGTCAAGAAACGGTGTCACTGATCTCACCCTGCAGAATCAATCCAATGCTCTTTACAAATTACCTTCCTGCATCTACGATCGAGAACTAGAAGGTTTGAGACTGTCCAACTGCATTTTCAAGCCGCCGTGTGACTTTAGGGGCTTCCACAAGCTCAAAAACCTCACTCTACATCAAGTTGTCTTGGAATTAAACGACGTTACTTCTTTCTTGTGGATGCCATACCTTGTGACTCTGCAGGTGAGGGCGTGTAgtggtttttttcttttccattttcgAGTCAAGGTATGGCTGTTCAAAATGAATTTGGTATGAAAGTCATATATTTATGTAACTACGtattattttgcatttttagGAATGTGTTATTATACTTTTGAGTGCTATTTAATTGACAAAACTTCTATTAATACACGATGAATTTTATAGTAATTGAATagtttatgtaaaatatatttagtttaaataa
This DNA window, taken from Solanum lycopersicum chromosome 5, SLM_r2.1, encodes the following:
- the LOC101265437 gene encoding F-box/FBD/LRR-repeat protein At1g13570-like, producing the protein MNMMCRNLKRRNVEGGKLDRLTNLPINIKYRIQEQLSVEEAARMSVLSTQWRYVWASKPKLVFSPQFCARKPLTDVIEAILSHHYGDIKSFCVDISSIPCSQHSVIDRWISFLSRNGITDLTLQNQSNALYKLPSCMYDIELESLRLSNCIFKLPCGFRGFHKLKNLTLHQVVLELNDVTPCLWMPYLVTLHVRECSGFPNSKVYAPRLSELFFFTRRTEDLELGHFMDCQKLKTVVLVSSKQNQHEVMNLTYLLKCWPEICSFGLDSCYFLKSFATEAERLPTYLNSLKSITLSEFDFDDDDHIFSLLRILTVSPHLVDLHLALNSKKKKTDDMKVINVVNHFEGPAYRTLGVLHKLQRLMINHFHGSKIEMFFVKFIFASAPVLLNTIIHEDVGSVDESQSLKISQELMSFPRASPKLKIHVNRRSNRSITAPNCSSHVGG